AGCTGCTCCAACTGTGACACTATATATAATGGAGGAAGAGGAAACCTTGAGCAAGGTAAGTGGGACCTCACAGCCCGCCGCGGCGCCCGAGACCGGCGAACATCGCCGCGTGGACCGCCGTAAGCATCCCCGCTATTCCGTCAACGGCGGCGCAGCGGAGGTCCGGCAGCAGGGAGGGGGCAGCCGCATCTGGGCCCGGTTCACCGATATCAGCCTGGGCGGCTGCTACCTGGAGATCATGTCGCCCCTGCCCGTGCTCACCTATATCCGTTTTGTCCTCACACTGGGGGAACAGCAGGTGCAAGGCAAAGGGCAAGTGATGGCGTCGCACCCGCAATTTGGCGTAGGCGTGCAGTTCATCGATCTGAGCGCCGCTGACCGTCAGATGTTGGAGAGTTGGATTGCGAGGCTGGCGGCGCCCAAGGCCGGGCCTCCCGTCGGCCGCCGCCTCGGCGAGAGCCCGGCGCGCACCCTGGACAAGGAGTCCGCGGCGCTGCTGGTGCAGACGGTCACCGAGTTTTTTCTCAGCAAGCCGACCATGAGCCGCGAGGAGTTCCTGCAGATGGTCGAGGCGCGCCACAAAGCCAGCAAAGACGGCGACGGCCAAGCCGAGTCGCTCAAGCCGGCGTAGGAGTGCCGGCGGCGGCGCCGGGATCGGAAGGCGCCGGGCGCGGCGCTCAGGCGGAGCG
The nucleotide sequence above comes from Terriglobales bacterium. Encoded proteins:
- a CDS encoding PilZ domain-containing protein, whose amino-acid sequence is MSKVSGTSQPAAAPETGEHRRVDRRKHPRYSVNGGAAEVRQQGGGSRIWARFTDISLGGCYLEIMSPLPVLTYIRFVLTLGEQQVQGKGQVMASHPQFGVGVQFIDLSAADRQMLESWIARLAAPKAGPPVGRRLGESPARTLDKESAALLVQTVTEFFLSKPTMSREEFLQMVEARHKASKDGDGQAESLKPA